A region of Salvia splendens isolate huo1 chromosome 17, SspV2, whole genome shotgun sequence DNA encodes the following proteins:
- the LOC121774397 gene encoding uncharacterized protein LOC121774397 produces MVRGGEVGSWAELCELMRTTFVPKSYFLRLRGEFQDLKQGTKSVMEYYYELLSLMSKVWVEEREEATQDRFIHGLNINLKHKVQVEALRGISLDEVIGFADTFERQSKELVSSRAKWASSQTGGTGTSKWSAPGKKVENMANPNTQGRPIAKALPGTQPIKAIAPMEDKKVQCFKCKGYGHYARECPNQRVMVIGQDGSVYSEEDEEDGEGVGTKEVSPDTDIAFSSGEEEDTPLRAMVVLRMLNVQPNLEEHKEQRCNIFHMKCKVKSKTCLVIIDGGSCTNVVCDRLVAKLGLKVLKHPNPYKLQWLGDFGELRVKAQCKVPLKIGEVEEEILCDIIPMTACHVLLGRP; encoded by the coding sequence atggtTAGGGGAGGGGAAGTGGGTTCGTGGGCGGAGTTGTGTGAGCTCATGAGGACTACCTTTGTACCAAAGTCCTATTTCCTCCGACTTCGAGGGGAGTTTCAAGATTTGAAGCAAGGGACGAAGAGcgtaatggagtactactatgaaCTCCTATCATTGATGAGCAAGGTATGGGTGGAGGAGCGAGAAGAGGCGACTCAAGATCGATTTATCCATGGCCTTAACATCAACTTGAAGCACAAGGTGCAAGTGGAGGCATTGAGGGGAATTTCCTTGGATGAGGTGATTGGGTTTGCCGACACTTTTGAGAGGCAAAGTAAGGAGTTGGTTTCTAGCCGGGCTAAATGGGCGTCTAGCCAAACCGGAGGGACGGGGACTAGCAAGTGGAGTGCTCCCGGCAAGAAGGTGGAAAACATGGCCAATCCAAACACGCAAGGGAGGCCGATCGCGAAGGCTTTACCGGGTACTCAACCTATTAAAGCTATAGCCCCTATGGAAGACAAGAAGGTTCAATGTTTCAAGTGCAAGGGGTATGGCCATTATGCACGCGAGTGCCCAAACCAACGGGTAATGGTTATCGGGCAAGATGGTAGCGTGTatagtgaggaagatgaagaagatggggAGGGTGTGGGCACTAAAGAAGTGAGCCCGGACACCGACATAGCTTTTTCTAGTGGTGAAGAAGAAGATACACCCTTAAGGGCTATGGTTGTACTCCGAATGCTCAATGTACAACCCAACCTTGAGGAGCATAAGGAGCAAAGGTGCAACATCTTTCATATGAAGTGTAAGGTGAAGTCCAAGACGTGCTTGGTCATCATAGATGGAGGGAGTTGTACAAATGTGGTGTGTGACCGGTTGGTGGCCAAGTTGGGATTGAAGGTACTTAAACACCCAAACCCCTACAAATTGCAATGGTTAGGGGACTTCGGAGAGTTGAGGGTGAAGGCTCAATGTAAAGTTCcattgaagattggagaagttGAGGAAGAAATCCTATGTGATATCATTCCTATGACGGCATGTCATGTTTTGCTAGGGAGGCCATGA